The nucleotide window CCCACCCTTAACAATACAACAAGTTAAGGGTGATGCTACTGCCTTACTCCTTAAATCACAATATTCTCCTTGAATGAAAGATTGATGATAGCTGTTTATTCGGTCAGCTAAACTCCAGTTATACGTGCTTCTAAGCAAGTCTAGCCAGCTATCTATTTTAGCTGACTGCTCTTGATTTGGACGTAGTTTGTAGAGGTAGCCGAGCAGCATTGATAATCCTTTTACTGTAGATGTTATACTTACTAACTACAATTAAGTCTAGCATGACTTGGGACAAATGACACAACAATATCGAAGAAAAAGTCACACCGTATCTTTGGTTAATTACCACTTAGTTTGGATTCCCAAACGACGGAAAAAAGTTTTAATGGGAGATGTAGAAAAAAGGCTAAGACAGATTATCTGGGACGTAGCCCTTGAGAAGGAATGGAATATTATAGCTCTAGAGATCATGCCAGATCATGTACATTTGTTTATTAATGTTCCTCCAAATATAGCCCCTCATGATGTGGCCAAGGCAATCAAGGGGAGAAGTTCTAGATTGTTAAGACAAGAATTCCCCCATCTTTTAAAATTACCCTCTTTGTGGACTCATTCATATTTTGTCTCGACAGCCGGTAATGTATCTAGTGAAACGATTAGAATATATATAGAAGAACAACGCCATCATGATACCACTTGATATTAATATTCACGGCATCGCTCATATGCCGAGTCGTGCTTCATCTGCCACTTAGAAAGATGGCAGTTTTCGCACTCCCGTCCTTTTTTATAAATAATTTAAAATCACAATAAATTAGCCTGCGAAGGCAGGCTTTGTTCGTGTAGCTGCACCCTTCAGGGTGTCAGGC belongs to Gloeothece citriformis PCC 7424 and includes:
- the tnpA gene encoding IS200/IS605 family transposase; the protein is MTQQYRRKSHTVSLVNYHLVWIPKRRKKVLMGDVEKRLRQIIWDVALEKEWNIIALEIMPDHVHLFINVPPNIAPHDVAKAIKGRSSRLLRQEFPHLLKLPSLWTHSYFVSTAGNVSSETIRIYIEEQRHHDTT